The Lentimicrobium sp. L6 nucleotide sequence CTTTAAATTTTTTGCCAATTCATTGGTTTTCATTTTCAGTGCCATTGGTACCTCAATATATCTTAGATTATAATCTCTTTGCATTTCACCAGTATAATCCATAGGAATTCCAGCAGTTTCAAGAGTGGCCATATGAGGGTATTTTAATTTTCCACCAAAATAACTCACATTAAAGCCTGTGGCTAGATAGTAATTCTCCATTAGCGTAATATCAGCTATTAAACCCCAAGAAAATGTAAAGTCACTTCCGTTTCCTTCGTAGTTTTTGGCATCTGGACTTAACCAACTAATAGCAGGGCTTAATTTAAATCCAAATTTAAAAGGTTTCTGCTGGGCTCGGCTCGAGATGCTGAGCATCAAAAACAGAACGATAAGAGAACTAAAGAGCGTGTTTTTAATATAATATTTCATCCGTTTATATTTTATTTTCGTTGATTTATAAAAGTGTTTGAATTAAAAAAAAACATTTTTAACTGAAATTTGTGTAGATTATTCATGTTTTAAAGCTACCAAATGAGTGGTTTATGTGCTAAATTGGCATTAATTCCTTAAAAAACGAATGAAATCTCATTTCATTTTAACGAAAGTATTATATTTGAAAGTTCAAACAGCCAAGTGCGATGGCTATTTTTAAACAAATCTATGTTGAGTAAGTAATTATAAAATCTATATGTTATGAGAAAATTATTCCTTGTTTTTACGGTGTTATTAATGAGCACAGCCTTAATGGCTCAATTGCCAAATATTGGTATTAGAGGAGGTCTAACGACTTCAAAATTATCAACAAATCTAAGTGAAAATTTTGCATCTGAAAATCAGTTGGGTTATCAAGGTGGTGTGTTTGTTCGATTAAAATTCAATAAGTTATATATTCAGCCAGAAGCGATCTATAACCATAGGAGTACTAAATTAGAGTACGAAGTAGTACCTGTATTAGATTATGATAATCAGAAAGTGGGTGCTAAAACCAGTATGAAGATTGGTACTATAGATGTTCCTGTTCTTGTAGGTTTTTATTTGGTAAAAAGTAAAATGTTCAATTTGAGGATTTTTGCGGGACCAGAAATTTCTTTCGCATCTAGTAAAAGTGTAGAATATCAATATACAACTGGAGATGGTACTGATTTCAATGGTGAGGTAGTGGATCCGATTACCGTTGATGATTTCAACCAAACTACATGGTATATGCAGGCTGGAGCTGGGGTTGATGTTCTTTTCTTCACTTTCGATGTACGTTACGAAAAAGGCTTGAGTGATTTGTATAATAAAAGTGATTTCAACTTTAAAAATAATGTCTGGGTATTTACTTTAGGTTTTAAATTTATCTAAAGAAATAAAAAAATTACAAAACCGTTTCCTTAATCAGAAACGGTTTTTTTTGTAATCTATAATTTAATAAAAATGAGGCAGGTAAAACACTTTAAACTCTCTTTGATATTTTTTGTAATTTTAATATTTGCAAGCTCATGCAATCATCCTTTTAACGTGGATGTTTCAGATATAGAAAGTAGGGATATTAAAATTCAACGCTATGAACAAGCTTTGTTTGCTGCGCCATTAAGTATAGGAAGAATAAATGAGCTACAAACACAATTTCCACTTTTTTTAGGCAACAAAACACTACAAGAAGACCAAATTGTACAGTTAAAAAACTATGTGAGCGACCCTTATTTGCAGAAGCTTTTCGACGAAACTGAGAAGGTATTTCCTAACTTAACGTCTCAAGAAGTTGAACTATCAAAGGCCTTTCAGTATTTACAGTTCTATTTCCCCAAATTTCAAATTCCAGAAGTATATTCTTATATCTCCGGCGACCAAGCGGAAACCTATTATGAGGATCCTGTTATAGTTATCAGTCTAGATCATTACTTAGGCTATAATCACGAAGCTTATAACATGGCTGGAACTCCAAAATACAAGCAGTTTTCTCTAGATAAAAAATTTTTCCTTAAGGATGTTCTAATGGCCATTGCTAAGTCTTATATTCCATCTCCAGGGAATAATACCCAACTTCTAGAGCAGATGATTTATGAAGGTAAAATGCTCTATTTTATCAAAAGTATGAGTCCTGCATTAAGCGACAAAGTGCTTTTTACTCAAACAGAAACTCATTTTCAATGGCTTCAAGAAAAAGAAAAAGATTTATGGAGGTATTATATTGAGAATGAATTATTATACACTTCAGATTACTTGACTTATAATAAGTTCATTTCAGATTCACCATTCACAACATCATTAGGTGATGATTCTGCGCCACGAACAGGAATTTGGCTTGGCTATCAAATTGTATTTTCTTACATGAAGAAAAATGAAGTGGAACTAAAAGATCTCCTTCAAAACAAAGATGCCCAGCAAATACTGATTAAGTCTGGGTATAAACCTGGATTGTAGACCTTTATAAATATACTGCTAGTTGATTCTCTTAGGTGACAATCCATATAAAAATTATGATGTTATATATACCTTGGATTCAGGTTTTTTAACTTTTTAAGCAGTCTTATTTTTCATACTTTTGCACAAATTTTTAAACATAAGACATGTCGCACAGCAAAGTAATTCAAGAAGGCCTCACCT carries:
- a CDS encoding porin family protein; translated protein: MKYYIKNTLFSSLIVLFLMLSISSRAQQKPFKFGFKLSPAISWLSPDAKNYEGNGSDFTFSWGLIADITLMENYYLATGFNVSYFGGKLKYPHMATLETAGIPMDYTGEMQRDYNLRYIEVPMALKMKTNELAKNLKFFGQIGINTGFNIRAKANDEYSGSNPITGKYSYGENKIDIKEETTLVKASLLVGAGTEYVIDESVSVVIGINFNNGFTNILKGTNTVDNSVDAKAVPYYFELNLGVIF
- a CDS encoding porin family protein, whose amino-acid sequence is MRKLFLVFTVLLMSTALMAQLPNIGIRGGLTTSKLSTNLSENFASENQLGYQGGVFVRLKFNKLYIQPEAIYNHRSTKLEYEVVPVLDYDNQKVGAKTSMKIGTIDVPVLVGFYLVKSKMFNLRIFAGPEISFASSKSVEYQYTTGDGTDFNGEVVDPITVDDFNQTTWYMQAGAGVDVLFFTFDVRYEKGLSDLYNKSDFNFKNNVWVFTLGFKFI